The sequence CCGAGCGCGCCAGCAGCGCGGCGCTGGCCTGCGCGTCGATGCCCAGGCTGACCAGGTTGGCCGGCAGCCACAGCAGGAAGCCGAAATTGGCCAGCCCCCAGGCCACCGCGCATACCATCAGCCCCCAGCTGATCGCCGCATGCCTTCCGCGCAGCAACTGGCGCATGCCGACGCGGGCGGAGCCATGCGGATCGGGCCGGGCCGCTTCGCTGTCGAGCTGGACCGGCGGAACCGCCGGTGTCGCCGTGCCCGAAAACCGCTGCAGCACCGCGCGCGCCTGATCCTCCAGGCCGGCCAGCGCGAGGAAGCGCGGCGATTCGGGAATGTAATGGTTGAGCAGGATGATCAGCGCGCCGGTGGGCAGGTTGAGCAGCCACAGCGCGCGCCAGCCGAAGTCGGGTTCGACCAGGGTCGCGGCGCCGGAGGCGAGCAGGTAGCCGGCCGAGGTGCCGACGCCGCCCAGCGCCACCAGCAGCCAGCCGCGGTGCCGGGTCGGGATGGTCTCCGCCATCAGGGTGAAGGTGATCGGCAGCATACCGCCGGCGGCGGCGCCCATCATGAAGCACATCACCAGGTTCCAGCCGAACGCCGGCATCGCGCCGCAGATCGAGGTGCCCATGAACATCAGCGCCGACAGCAGGATCGTCGCGCGGCGGCCGAACAGGTCGCCGAGGCGACCCCACACCACCGAGCCGATCACGGTGCCGGTCAGCGCCGACAGCGCCAGCAGGCCGGCGGTGGAGGCGCCGATGCCGTACTCCGTCGAGACGCCCGGCATCACGAAGCCGATCGTGGCCGGTTTCATCACGTCCACCGCCAGCGCGATGGTCAGCACGGTCACCAGCTTCCAGTGTTCGCGGTTGAGCGGCACGTGGTCGGCGGCGTGGAACGGCAGCGGGTCGCGGTCGGGATGCAGCGTGCGGCGCATCTGTTCCAGCCGCGGCATCAGGCCGTAACCGGCGAGCAGTACGCCCAGCGGCACCAATGCCATGCCGACGAGCATGGCGTTGTCCATCGGCATGCCGGCGAGCCGGTAATGCATCGGCGCGGCCATCGCCAGCATCGGCAGGTGCGCCAGCACGCCGGCGACCACCGCAGCGCAGCCGAGCCAGAACGCCGCGGGGTGGTGGAAGGTGAGGTCTTTCGAGCGCATGGATCGGCCGGATGGGCGTGCAGGTATCCAGCTTAGCAGCGGCGATCATGGCGTGCGCCGGCGGGGCGGCATGGAGCGTGACCGTACCGTTCCCGTTTGGACGGCCAAACAAAACCCGCCGATGGCGGGTCTCGTGGGTGTGTTGGTGCGGCTTGTTGCCGGTGCCGGGTCAGTCGTCGTCGCGGCGGAACGCCTGGCGCAGCAGCAGGAACGCGCCGATGGTGCCGGCGACGATCGCCACGGTCGCCGCCGGATGGCGGTTCACCTGGCGCCGCAACCGGCGATAGTGGTAGTTCGCCTCGTCGGCGAAGTCCTCGGCCGCCCGGCTCAGCTGCCGGCCGTAGGAGCCGCGCCCGCCGAAGCGTTCGTGGATGCGGCGGCGGCCGCGTTCGAGCAGGTCCTGCGCACTGCTGCTGGCGCCGTCGGCGTAGTAGCGGGCACGCCCGGTGACATGCTCGGCGGTATCGTGGAGCCGGTGCTCGATATCGTGTTTGCGCATGGGAGTTCTCCTTCGCGTCTGGCCTTGCAGGCTGCCAGCGATGTCGTGAGCGGGGCGTAAACAGCGGCAGCCTGCGCGCGCTTGCGTTCAGCCAAGCCGGTACTCGCCGCCACGCTGCAGCGCGCGCTGGTACGCCGGCCGGGCATGCATGCGCTGCAGGAAGGCGGACAGCTGCGGATAGCCGGCGTCCAGCCCGCCGCGGGCGGCGAACGCTTCCAGCGGGAAGCTGAGCTGGATGTCGGCGACGCTGAACACATCGCCGCCGAACCATTCGCTGTCGCCCAGTTCGCCTTCCAGATAATCCAGGTGCAGCTTCAGCTGCGGTTCGACGAAGTTGCGCAGCACCTTGCGCGCGATGCCGCGTGCCACCGGCTTCACGAAGAACGGCGCCGGGGCGTGCTCGACCCGGTTGAATACCAGCTTCAGCAGCAGCGGCGGCATCGCCGAGCCTTCGGCGTAGTGCAGCCAGTAGTTGCAGCGCAGCCGTTGCGGCGTGCCGTGCGCGGGAATCAGCGTGCCGGCTGCGTAGCGGTCGGCCAGGTATTCGATGATCGCGCCGGATTCGGCCAGGGTCAGCTCGCCGTCGGTGATCACCGGCGACTTGCCCAGCGGATGCACCGCGCGCAGTTCGGCGGGTGCCAGCATGGTTTTCGGGTCGCGCTGGTAGCGTTTGATCTCGTACGGCAGGCCGAGTTCTTCGAGC is a genomic window of Rhodanobacter thiooxydans containing:
- a CDS encoding glutathione S-transferase family protein, which gives rise to MIIVHHLNNSRSQRILWLLEELGLPYEIKRYQRDPKTMLAPAELRAVHPLGKSPVITDGELTLAESGAIIEYLADRYAAGTLIPAHGTPQRLRCNYWLHYAEGSAMPPLLLKLVFNRVEHAPAPFFVKPVARGIARKVLRNFVEPQLKLHLDYLEGELGDSEWFGGDVFSVADIQLSFPLEAFAARGGLDAGYPQLSAFLQRMHARPAYQRALQRGGEYRLG
- a CDS encoding MFS transporter, with the protein product MRSKDLTFHHPAAFWLGCAAVVAGVLAHLPMLAMAAPMHYRLAGMPMDNAMLVGMALVPLGVLLAGYGLMPRLEQMRRTLHPDRDPLPFHAADHVPLNREHWKLVTVLTIALAVDVMKPATIGFVMPGVSTEYGIGASTAGLLALSALTGTVIGSVVWGRLGDLFGRRATILLSALMFMGTSICGAMPAFGWNLVMCFMMGAAAGGMLPITFTLMAETIPTRHRGWLLVALGGVGTSAGYLLASGAATLVEPDFGWRALWLLNLPTGALIILLNHYIPESPRFLALAGLEDQARAVLQRFSGTATPAVPPVQLDSEAARPDPHGSARVGMRQLLRGRHAAISWGLMVCAVAWGLANFGFLLWLPANLVSLGIDAQASAALLARSAILALPGIVLVVWFYQRWSSIRTLVLFIGLTALSLLFFFAIALANLRSTTLTIAGTVALLLSISGVIATLIPYAAEIYPVHLRSTGAGLIAGGSKFGGILGALIGVAGLFEHFMLSALLIALPMIAAAWLLARSGIETRGHGLEAIQHALSE